DNA from Candidatus Limnocylindrales bacterium:
GACTGGTTCTCGCTGTTCGGCGCCGTCGTGGTCGGCGACGATCCGCGCGTGAAGAAGGGCAAGCCTGCGCCCGACGTCTTCCTCGTCGCGGCGGAAGATCTCGGCATACGCGCAGAAGACTGCGTGGTGTTCGAGGATGCGCCCGCCGGGCTCGACGCCGCGCATGCGGCGCGCATGCAGGTCGTTGCCATTCCGGACGACGCCATGGATCGTGCGGTCTACGACGCGGCGGATCTCGTCATCGGCGCGTATTCGGAGATAAAACCCGAGGATCTCGGGCTGTAGCGAAAGCCATCCGCCGGGTTGCGCGGGGGCGCTGCCGTCAGCGCTTCCCCCAGTGAAACTCGACCGGCACGTCGATCGCCGGAAGGATGCTGAGCCGCACCGGGCAGGTGTGCGCCGCGTTCTCCAGCGTGCGCCGCGCTTCATCATCGAGCGCCGCGGGAGAATCGACGACGACGCCGAGCTGGCGGATGCGGCGCGGGCCGTCGGTCGTCATCTCCTTGGCGATCCGCATGCTCGTGCCGTCGATGTTCCACCCGTGACGGTCGGCGACGATTCCCATGATCGTTGCCATGCAGGTGCCGAGCGCAGTCGCGACCAGGTCCGTCGGCGAGAACGACTCGCCGCGTCCCTGGTTGTCGACCGGCGCATCCGTCGCGAGCGTGCTGCCCGATGGTTCGTGAACCGCGCTGCAGTGAAGCCCGCCTTCATATCGCACGTCGATGCGTACCATTGCTTACTCCTCAGCCGACCGCGCCGAGGCCTCGCAGCTCGGCGATGGTGTCGGTCGCAAGGCCGGCCGATGCCAGAACTTCGTCGGTATGCGCGCCGGGCAGCGGCGCATGCGTTGCACCGCTGCCCGGCGTACGCGAAAGACGCGGCGCCGGCGCCGGCATCTTCTTGCCGCCGATGCCGTCGACGAACACGTTGCGCGCGACGTTGGCCGGATGCTCGGCCGCTTCGTCGAGCCCGAGCACCGGCGCCACGCACGCATCGGTGCCGTCGAAGATCGCCGACCACTCCGCGCGGGTCCTGGTCGCGAACGTCTTCGTGAACAGCTCGCGCGTCGCGGCCCACGCGCCGCGATCCATCTGATGAGGCAGCGAGTCGGCATCGAGGCCGAGCCCTTCGAGAAGCTTCGCGTAGAACTGCGGCTCGATCGCGCCGACCGCCATGAACTCGCCGTCGGCCGTGCGGTACGTGTCGTAAAACGGCGCGCCGGTATCGAGCAGGTTGGTTCCGCGCTCCTTCGACCAGAAGCCCGCGTGGAAGAAGCCGAACAGGAACGACGTCAGGTGTGCGGCGCCGTCGACCATCGCCGAATCGATGACCTGGCCCTTGCCCGAACGGCTGCGCTCGAACAGCGCAAGCACGATGCCGAGCGCGCACAGCATGCCGCCGCCGGCAAAGTCGCCGAGCAGGTTGATCGGCGGCAGCGGCTTGTCGCCCGGGCGGCCGAACAGGCTGAGCGCGCCGGAGATTGCGATGTAGTCGATGTCATGTCCGGCCATCGACGCATACGGGCCGTCCTGTCCCCAGCCGGTAAGCCGCGCGAACACCAGGCCGGGATTTCGGGCGAGGGCGACATCGGGTCCAGCCCCCAGTTTCTCCATCACGCCGGGCCGGAACGGATCGATTACGACATCCGATGCGTCGAGCAGCGCGAGCAGCGTCTCGACCCCGCGCGGGTGTTTCATGTTGATCCCGATCGATCGCTTGCCGCGCGCCAGATAGTCGCGGGTGGCGTCGGGCCGCGACCCGATCGTAGGGCTGCGGTCGACCCTGACGACGTCCGCGCCGAAGTCGGCGAGCAGCATTCCCGCATACGGAGCGGGCGCGAGCCCCGCCATTTCGATCACCCGGATTCCGGAAAGAGGTCCCATGGTCCTGTCCTTGCAACGAAAACGCGTCGCGAGCGGCGGCGCTGCGTGTTCGCACCGTCGTTGAGGTGTGAAAAGCGGCGCCTGCGACGACGCTGCGTGTCAGTCGATCCGCGCGACGACCTACGATGCAAGGCCGCCGGTGTCAACGCGATATCTGTTGCGACGGCGCACCGTTATGCTCCGGAAACCCTTGCATTCCCGCATATGTAGCGTTGACATGCCACGCGCGAACCGGGCATAGTCCCACATCGCCAAGGGGGTGAAGCGATGCTTTCTTCGCTCGTACGGACCCCGGCTGGAAGGTCCTTCTTATGAAATCGAAAAGTGCTCGTGTGGCAAGCCTCCCGTTCGCACTCGTCGCCTCCGTGGCGACGATGTTGTCGATGTTTTCGCCGCTGGCCGCCACCGAGGCGAGCGCCCAGATCGTCACGGATTCCGACCGTTGCCGCGAGGATCTTTCCACCGGCCAGCGCCGCTACATCGAGCGGCTGTTCAAGGCGCGCATCCAGTGCGAGACCCGCGTCATCCTGGGATCGCTTCCGCCCGACACCAACTGCCTGACCGGCCGCGGCGACACCGCGATGGATAAGCGGCTGCGCAAGGCCGAAGACGCGCTCAGCGTCATCGGCCGCGACTGCAGCGGCGTCAACCTTTCCGCGCTCGGGTTTCCCGGCTCGTGTCCTGATCTGACGGGCGGGACGTTCGATACCGAAGACTTCAAGACCTGCGTGGTCGACAGCACCAACGCGATGCTGACGTCGCTGCTCGATTTCTATTACCCGCCGGTTCACCACTTCTTCCGCGGAAGCGATGCCAAGTGCCTCAACGGCTCTGCGCGCAACGCCATGCGCAGTTTCATCGGAAGCGTCGACGCGCGCGAAGACTGCCTTCTCGGGCAGGATTTCGGCGTGATCGCCCAGAGCGTCAAGTGCCGCAACGAGATCCAGCCGTACGGGTCCGGTACCGGCAGCGCCGACGTCGACAACGAAATCGGCCAGGCCTACGTGCGTCTTCTCGGCGCCATCCCGACCGCGTGCGCCGACGTCAACATCGACGATCTCGACTACCAGTCGAGCTGCATCGATCCGACCGGCGGCCAGTTCACGATCTTCGATCTCAAGAAATGCCTGTTCGCTGCCAATCGCGCGCAGACGCTCATCGGGGTCAACGTTCCGTTCCCTGAGAACTCGGTCTGCGGCGATGGCGTCAAGAGCAGCAGCGAAGAGTGCGACGACGCGAACTCGGTCAACACCGACGCGTGCACGGCGGGTTGCAAGAATGCCAGGTGCGGCGACGGCTTCGTGCGCGCGGGTGTGGAACAGTGTGATGACGGGAACTCCGTCAACACCGACAGCTGCTCGAACACGTGCACGACCAACATTCCCGCCGAGTGCCACAATGGCACCAAAGAAGGCGCCGAACAGTGTGACGACGGCAATACGGTCAATACCGATACCTGCGTGGGAACGTGCATGAACGCGCGCTGCGGAGACGGATTCGTCTGCAGTGCCGCCGGATGCACCAGCGGCTCGACCGGCGGTGCCGAAGCGTGCGACGACGGGAACACCGTCGATACCGACAACTGCAAGAACAATTGCACACTTGGCAGTCCGTGCGGCAATGGTGTCAAAGAGGGCGCCGAAGAGTGCGACGACCACAATAGCGTCGACTGCGACGGCTGCAGCGCGCTCTGCCTCACCGAGTTCTGCGGCGACAACATCCGCTGCCCCAACACGGAAGAGTGCGACGACGGCGTCGACAACTCCGACACGACGCCGAATGCGTGCCGCACGACCTGCAAGAATCCGAAGTGCGGCGACGGCGTCACCGACGTCATCGCCAACGGCGAGGATTGCGACGACGGCAATACCGTCGACACCGACGCATGCCCGAACAGCTGCTTCATCTGCGGAAACAACAAGAAGCAGCCAGGCGAAGAGTGCGACGGCACCGATCACGCACTCTGCCCGGCGGGTGAGGGCTGCCTCGATTGCGACTGCGCCGGCGTCTGCCCGGTCAAGGGCGAGCTGGTGCTCTACTCGCAGATCGGAGTCGACTGCACCACGAATACGGATTGCCCGGTCGGCACCTGCGACCAGTCGCTCGGCCGTTGCAGAACGGCCACGCGGCTCGACAGCGGATGGATCGGTTCGGCGTACGATGCCGACATCAACAACGAGGTCCACGTAACGGGCGTCCTGTCATGCCCCGGAAGCGGACCGACCTGCGGTCTTTGCAACGTGACCAACGTCGACGCCTCGACCGGCAACTGCCGCTGCAGCAGCCTCGGATTCCAGACCCTGCCGGGCCTCGGGAACCAGCAGATCTGCGACGTGCCGTTCCAGCAGAACGTACCGGCATGCAAAGAGTGCAACGCAGCTTCCGGTAACAAGAAATCACAGGCGTGCAGCGCCACGACCGACTGTCTCGATGACTCTCCGCAGTGCGGCAAAACGGTCAGAGTCTGCTCGAACTCGTCAACTACGGTCTGCACGTCGGACACGGTTTGCACGAATATTTCCGCCGGCGGCAAGTGCCTGCCGCTCAGGTCATGCTCGAACGAACAGACGAAAAGTTGCACAGCGAACGCCGACTGCGCCAACGCGACGGCAAAGTGCCAGTCGCAGAAATGTTCAAACGACACTACGCACGTCTGCGCCTCGAACGCCGATTGCCAGGCCGGCGTCTGCAATCCGAGCAAGACGCAGTGCAGGACCGAGTCGATCTTCTGCTCGACCAACCAGGATTGCTGGCATCAAGGAGATTGCACGGAGCTCGGCGATTGCGCGTGCTACTTCGGCGCACCGTTCCCGCTTTCGTCGGGCGGAGTGCCGGCGTGCGTGTCCAACCGTTTCTCGAAACCGGTTTCCGGAACAGCCAACGTCGACCTTGGTTCCGGGTCGATTTCCGCGAGTCTGAGAACGCAGGTGTTCCTCGGACAATCCGGCAACAACAATCCGTGTCCGACGTGCGGCGGGATCTGTTCGACCAATGCCGATGCGACCTGCGATCGCGACCTCGATTGTAAAGGCGGCGGCACCTGTACCCATATGGATCCGGTTCCCAATGACGGACAGCGCGGTGGGGTTTGCACGGCAGGACAGAACATCAAGCTTCCGTGCGACGTAACGGCCACCAACACGACGTTCCCTGCTCACAATGACGGTATCGATTCCGGCGGCGGGTACAGTCTCGACTGTTTCCCGAGTGCCGGAAAGAACGTCTCGGGTACGGGTCTCGTCATCGATCTGACGCAGACCACCGGCACGTCGACGCTCACTTCGCATGTGCCATGCGGCGGGATTGACGCGCTGTGCCCGTGCCTCGTATGCGACGGCAATCCGCTCGAGGACATCCCGTGCAATACCGACGAGCAATGCGCGGCCCTCGGCTTCGGAGCATGTACATCGTCAGGCGCGGGGGGCTTCCCTGAGCCGAACGCGTGCGACAACCGAGCCTGTACCGCGTTGCCGGACGGAACCGGAGTGTGCACGACTGGGCCGGACGAGCACTTCTGCGACCTGCTGTTGCGCTCGAACGGCAAGGGATTCATCCCCTGCAACCCCGATGATCCGAATGTTGACAACAGGGGCTGCGGCAAACCCACCGATGGTGCGTTCTACTACGGGCAATGCACTCTCAGTGACCGGCGACTCTGCCTGCCTGATCCGATCGTCGCGACGGGTACGCCGAGCACGACCGCGCCGATCGGTGCAGCGACGTTCTGCATTCCGCCGACGGCCAACCCGGGCATCAACAACGCCGCCGGACTCCCGGGCCCGGGGCGCGTCGTGAACCAGGCGAAGGCCAGGACGTTCTGCGATGCGGCCATGACGAGAGAGTACGTTCCGGGCGTGGGGTGCCCGGCGCCGTAAGCGTTCGTCGTTCGCATCTCTTGCGGACAAAGAAAAAGGCCCGCTCGGAAACGAGCGGGCCTTTTTCGTTCGGCCGGATGCGGCATCGCGTGCGCTAAGCCAGCGACTCTCCGCCCAGCGCCGCAAGCGACGGAATCACCACCACCATCCTCGTCCCGCCTTCTTCCGGACCTTCCGCCCAGATCGCACCGGCGTGATAGCGCATCACTTCGCGGCAGATTGCGAGGCCGAGCCCCGTGCCTCGCGGCTTCGCTCCGCCGCCTCCCTGCCGGAAGCGTTCGAAGACGATCTCGCGCTCGTCCTCCGGAATTCCGGGGCCGCTGTCGGTGACCGTCACGCGCAGCGCGGTGGCTTCGCCGTACGGCGCAACGCGTGCGTCGATCCGCACCTGCCCGCCGCGCGGCGTGAACTTGAGCGAGTTGCTGCAGAGGTTGGCAAACACCTGGATCAGCCGGTCGCGGTCGCCGAAAATGACCGGCAGCTCGTCGTCGCCGGTAAGCAGAAGCTCGACGCCGCTCTCCTGGTAGAGCGGCCGGAACGTCATCTCCACGTGTTCGAGCAGCTCGTACGGATCGGCGATCGGTTTGAGCTGCCACTCGCCGACACCGGACTCGATCTTGGAAATGTCGAGCAGATCGTTGATCAGGCGCGTGAGCCGTTCGCTTTCCTCGATGATGACCTTGCTGAAGCGCTTGGCGCTGTTGGCGTCGCGGTCGCTGTAGCGCTGGATGATCTTGGCGGCGGACGAGATCGCGGCGATCGGCGTGCGCAGCTCGTGCGAGACGTTGCCGAGGAACTCGGACTTGAGCCGGTCGAACTCGGTCAGCCGCTCCGCAGTCGCCTGGAGCTCGGCCGTGCGTTCGC
Protein-coding regions in this window:
- a CDS encoding OsmC family protein, with translation MVRIDVRYEGGLHCSAVHEPSGSTLATDAPVDNQGRGESFSPTDLVATALGTCMATIMGIVADRHGWNIDGTSMRIAKEMTTDGPRRIRQLGVVVDSPAALDDEARRTLENAAHTCPVRLSILPAIDVPVEFHWGKR
- a CDS encoding CaiB/BaiF CoA-transferase family protein, yielding MGPLSGIRVIEMAGLAPAPYAGMLLADFGADVVRVDRSPTIGSRPDATRDYLARGKRSIGINMKHPRGVETLLALLDASDVVIDPFRPGVMEKLGAGPDVALARNPGLVFARLTGWGQDGPYASMAGHDIDYIAISGALSLFGRPGDKPLPPINLLGDFAGGGMLCALGIVLALFERSRSGKGQVIDSAMVDGAAHLTSFLFGFFHAGFWSKERGTNLLDTGAPFYDTYRTADGEFMAVGAIEPQFYAKLLEGLGLDADSLPHQMDRGAWAATRELFTKTFATRTRAEWSAIFDGTDACVAPVLGLDEAAEHPANVARNVFVDGIGGKKMPAPAPRLSRTPGSGATHAPLPGAHTDEVLASAGLATDTIAELRGLGAVG
- a CDS encoding DUF4215 domain-containing protein, whose protein sequence is MFSPLAATEASAQIVTDSDRCREDLSTGQRRYIERLFKARIQCETRVILGSLPPDTNCLTGRGDTAMDKRLRKAEDALSVIGRDCSGVNLSALGFPGSCPDLTGGTFDTEDFKTCVVDSTNAMLTSLLDFYYPPVHHFFRGSDAKCLNGSARNAMRSFIGSVDAREDCLLGQDFGVIAQSVKCRNEIQPYGSGTGSADVDNEIGQAYVRLLGAIPTACADVNIDDLDYQSSCIDPTGGQFTIFDLKKCLFAANRAQTLIGVNVPFPENSVCGDGVKSSSEECDDANSVNTDACTAGCKNARCGDGFVRAGVEQCDDGNSVNTDSCSNTCTTNIPAECHNGTKEGAEQCDDGNTVNTDTCVGTCMNARCGDGFVCSAAGCTSGSTGGAEACDDGNTVDTDNCKNNCTLGSPCGNGVKEGAEECDDHNSVDCDGCSALCLTEFCGDNIRCPNTEECDDGVDNSDTTPNACRTTCKNPKCGDGVTDVIANGEDCDDGNTVDTDACPNSCFICGNNKKQPGEECDGTDHALCPAGEGCLDCDCAGVCPVKGELVLYSQIGVDCTTNTDCPVGTCDQSLGRCRTATRLDSGWIGSAYDADINNEVHVTGVLSCPGSGPTCGLCNVTNVDASTGNCRCSSLGFQTLPGLGNQQICDVPFQQNVPACKECNAASGNKKSQACSATTDCLDDSPQCGKTVRVCSNSSTTVCTSDTVCTNISAGGKCLPLRSCSNEQTKSCTANADCANATAKCQSQKCSNDTTHVCASNADCQAGVCNPSKTQCRTESIFCSTNQDCWHQGDCTELGDCACYFGAPFPLSSGGVPACVSNRFSKPVSGTANVDLGSGSISASLRTQVFLGQSGNNNPCPTCGGICSTNADATCDRDLDCKGGGTCTHMDPVPNDGQRGGVCTAGQNIKLPCDVTATNTTFPAHNDGIDSGGGYSLDCFPSAGKNVSGTGLVIDLTQTTGTSTLTSHVPCGGIDALCPCLVCDGNPLEDIPCNTDEQCAALGFGACTSSGAGGFPEPNACDNRACTALPDGTGVCTTGPDEHFCDLLLRSNGKGFIPCNPDDPNVDNRGCGKPTDGAFYYGQCTLSDRRLCLPDPIVATGTPSTTAPIGAATFCIPPTANPGINNAAGLPGPGRVVNQAKARTFCDAAMTREYVPGVGCPAP